From the Synechococcus sp. KORDI-49 genome, the window AAGCCGAAGCTGATCGTCTGCGGTTACTCCGCCTATCCGCGCACGATCGACTTCGCCGCGTTCCGTTCGATCGCTGATGAGGTCGGGGCCTATCTGCTGGCGGACATGGCTCACATCGCCGGTCTCGTGGCTGCCGGAGTGCATCCAAGCCCTGTGCCTCATTGCGATGTGGTCACAACCACCACGCACAAGACCCTGCGGGGACCCCGCGGTGGACTGATCCTCTGTCGCGATGCTGAATTCGCCAAGAAGTTCGACAAGGCGGTCTTCCCCGGCAGCCAGGGTGGGCCCCTAGAACACGTGATCGCCGCCAAGGCAGTCGCTTTCGGAGAGGCGTTGCAGCCGGCCTTCAGGGCCTACATCCAGCAGGTGGTGGCCAATGCAGCTGCCCTGGCGGCACGGTTGATCGAGCGCGGCATCGATGTGGTGAGCGGCGGCACGGACAATCATGTGGTCCTGCTCGACCTTCGCTGCATCGGCATGACCGGCAAGGTGGCCGATCTGCTGGTGAGTGATGTGCACATCACCGCCAACAAGAACACGGTTCCGTTCGACCCGGAATCCCCCTTCGTCACCAGCGGTCTGCGTCTGGGTACAGCGGCTCTCACGACCAGAGGTTTCGATGCGGAGGCCTTTCGTGAAGTGGCTGATGTGATCGCTGATCGATTGCTCAATCCTGAAGACGACGCCATTCAGCAGCGCTGTGTCAGCCGTGTGGAGGTGCTCTGCAGCCGGTTCCCTCTCTATGTGGAACAAAGAGAGCCGGCGATTGCCTGACTGGTCCAGGGTTCCCTGGATCAGTGGGAAGAGCCTCCTTAGGATCGGAAGGTCAACGACCACCTTCAGGGCAGCCCCCTTCCAGGAGTCTCCGTGAACCTCGCAGCGAGCCCGATTGCGGTTGCACTGATGAGCTTCGGGCTGGCAGCCGGCATCACCAGCGTGCTGGTTCCCCTGGTGCGCGCTCTGGGTCTCCACTTCGGGTTCACCGACAAACCCGACCCGCGCAAGCAGCACATCACACCGATGGTGAGGCTGGGCGGGGTCGCCATGGTGTTCGGCTTCGGACTCGCTCTGGCCGCGGTCTGGTTGCTCGGCGGTTTCGGTCTCCTGGCTCCAGCCCGCGATCAACTGATCTGGAGCACGCTGGCCGGGTCGCTCTGCTTCTTCCTGATCGGGCTGGCCGATGATCTGTTCGCCCTGTCTCCATGGCCGCGGCTTGCCGGACAGGTGGCTGTCTCCTGCGTCATCTGGTCGGAGGGTGTCCGGATCGGAGCCATCGACCTTCCCTGGTTCAGTTCCACCGGCTCAGCGATCGTGCTCTCCGATGGCCTCAGCCTTCTGGCGACGGTGATCTGGCTGGTGGGGATCACCAATGCGATCAACTGGCTGGATGGACTGGACGGTCTAGCTGCCGGAGTCGCCGGGATCGCAGCGGTCGGACTGGTTTCGGTGAGCTTCTCCCTGCATCAGGTGGCAGCTGGGTTCCTTGCCGCCGCCCTCGCTGGCTGCTGTCTGGGATTTCTGCGCCACAACTTCAATCCCGCCCGCATCTTCATGGGGGATGGGGGGTCCTATTTCCTGGGATTCACACTGGCGGCGGTC encodes:
- a CDS encoding MraY family glycosyltransferase: MNLAASPIAVALMSFGLAAGITSVLVPLVRALGLHFGFTDKPDPRKQHITPMVRLGGVAMVFGFGLALAAVWLLGGFGLLAPARDQLIWSTLAGSLCFFLIGLADDLFALSPWPRLAGQVAVSCVIWSEGVRIGAIDLPWFSSTGSAIVLSDGLSLLATVIWLVGITNAINWLDGLDGLAAGVAGIAAVGLVSVSFSLHQVAAGFLAAALAGCCLGFLRHNFNPARIFMGDGGSYFLGFTLAAVSIVGPAKGLTTVSLLLPLLILSLPLADMSAVIMGRLREGRSPFHPDRRHLHHRLLRAGFSHRRTVLLIYVFTQWLAALALVVANAEMRFLWLAIASALLVGTVVISRRQLQTELALRDVVPSAPQEISDIARCGDRHG
- the glyA gene encoding serine hydroxymethyltransferase, with the translated sequence MSQQSERSINRDLAQADPAIAGLIDREQNRQETHLELIASENFASRAVMEAQGSVLTNKYAEGLPNKRYYGGCEHVDAIEELAIERAKQLFGAAWANVQPHSGAQANFAVFLALLQPGDTIMGLDLSHGGHLTHGSPVNVSGKWFKVIQYGVDRETQRLDMDAIRALAREHKPKLIVCGYSAYPRTIDFAAFRSIADEVGAYLLADMAHIAGLVAAGVHPSPVPHCDVVTTTTHKTLRGPRGGLILCRDAEFAKKFDKAVFPGSQGGPLEHVIAAKAVAFGEALQPAFRAYIQQVVANAAALAARLIERGIDVVSGGTDNHVVLLDLRCIGMTGKVADLLVSDVHITANKNTVPFDPESPFVTSGLRLGTAALTTRGFDAEAFREVADVIADRLLNPEDDAIQQRCVSRVEVLCSRFPLYVEQREPAIA